The Platichthys flesus chromosome 5, fPlaFle2.1, whole genome shotgun sequence genome contains the following window.
tcaGAGAAACTTTGTAAGtacaatattttttcttttaatagaaAGTAGAAAAACAGTTGATTGTACCGCACAACTTTcatcctttttgttttggaaaCTGTTTGAAGGTTTTCTCTGATTAAGTGAGACAAcattttgctttttcttttaggTGCAAAAGAGATTAAAGATGCTCCTGATCATCCTGATTCAACTCCTGATCGTCGGTGAGCAAAACCTGTTCTtctcacagacagcagcagttttGGGAAAAAGGAAACTCTTATTGAttgatgttttatgttttgatcAATAGCATCAGCAAATGCCCAGGCAaccaccactgtagcagctacaactgcagcacccaccactgtagcagctacaactgaaGCACCAACCACTGCAGTACCCACCACGacggctgctggtgccatcaccacaacggctgctggtgccatcaccacgacggctgcagcacccaccacgactgctgctggtgccatcaccacaacggctgcagcacccaccacgactgctgctggtgtcatcaCCACGacggctgctggtgccatcaccacaacggctgctggtgccatcaccacaacggctgcagtaCCCACtacgactgctgctggtgccatcaccacaactgctgctggtgccatcaccacaacggctgcagcacccaccacgactgctgctggtgccatcaccacaacggctgctggtgccatcaccacaacggctgctggtgccatcaccacaacggctgcagcacccaccacgactgctgctggtgccatcaccacaacggctgctggtgccatcaccacaactgctgctggtgccatcaccacaacggctgcagcacccaccacgactgctgctggtgccatcaacACGacggctgctggtgccatcaccacaactgctgctggtgccatcaccacaacggctgcagcacccaccacgactgctgctggtgccatcaccacaacggctgcagcacccaccacgactgctgctggtgccatcaccacaactgctgctggtgccatcaccacaacggctgcagtaCCCACtacgactgctgctggtgccatcaccacaac
Protein-coding sequences here:
- the LOC133953446 gene encoding integumentary mucin C.1-like, coding for MLLIILIQLLIVASANAQATTTVAATTAAPTTVAATTEAPTTAVPTTTAAGAITTTAAGAITTTAAAPTTTAAGAITTTAAAPTTTAAGVITTTAAV